The DNA window TCACAACCTCCCGCTTTTTTCTGCTCTTGCGCCGATCCTGACGACCGCCAAGACCGGTCAGATCCCTTTCGACATGGCAGCGCGCTATCGCGACGCCATTGAAAACTGCCAGCCGGCCATCGCGGGCGTTCTGCGCGCGATTACAACAGCGTCGGAGGGGATTGTTCTGTTCCATTGCAGCGCCGGCAAAGACCGCACCGGCATTATCGCCGCCATCCTGCTGGCAATCGCAGGTGTCGATGACAATACCATCACCGAGGACTATGCCCTTACCGGCCGGGTCGCCGGAAGGTTGATCGAACGCCTGCGGGAGAAGTCCTTGCGGGGCGGCGTCGACCCGGCGCTCATCGAGCTCGTTCTTGCCAGCGAACCGGAGACCATGCGCTCCACACTCCAGCATATCACCCGGATCTATGGCAACACGCCCGCCTATGCCATGCGGATCGGCCTGTCGGACGACGAGATTGAAAAACTGCGCCAACGTATTCTTGGCTGAAATCTCACGGGCTTCGCTCGCCGCCACCCGCGCCGCAACCCCGCCGGTTCCACAACGTCTTGCTCTCGGATGCCGGACAGTTTTATTTATCCCCTCATGGATTCGGGGCGAAATGAAACCTCGATAGTGTCCGGTAACCGAGGTCAAATGAACGACAACGTCATCAAATTCCGAAGGCCGAAGCCGCCCAGGACACCGCGACCCGGGTTACGCAAGCTGCTTGTGGTCATTGTCGTAATTGCGGTTTTCGCCGCCGCCTGGGGATATTTTCAGATCTTTGGTTCGCCGGCGCCATGATGGCAGAACGCCGCGCGAACGGCGGACATCAAGTTGGCGGGGCAGGAAATCGATAAAATAAAACGCCCGCTGTATGAGAGCGGGCGTCCAAACATCGCACCGTCACGATGCGAGAGAATTCAATATTACCGAGCGACGGATTCGCGGGCGATACGCTGGATATCCGAGCGCTCTATGCCGAGATCGTTCAGGCTGCGGTTCGACATACGGCCGAGTTCCGATACGGTCCGACGATACTTGCGCCAATTGTTGAAGGAATGCGCTACGTTCATGTTCATCCCCTTTCTTCGGGCTTGGAAGAGCGGCTGCCATTGGGGCGCCGCCGTGCTTTCGATGGTTGGAATATAAGGCTTGGCTTTCCCGGTTAACAGCGCCGATCCATCAACGCACTATTGCGCATAGTGCATAGCTAAATGCTGATCGCACATTTTTTAGACGATTGGCGCTGAGGATAGTAGTTGTATTTCGGGCGATCTGCTGCTGGAGAATAAGCCAAGATTCGTCAAACTCGGGGACGCGCCAGAATTTCAGCAACATAGTTTTATCTGTCGCTCTTGATGAGCGGTGTAACCGATATGCTATATTCGCATATCTGCCGCGACCGATTGGTGGACATCCCGGTACACCTTCGCCCGGATGATAGGCGCCGTCAGCAGCAACCGTGTCGAAGCTGGCGCGAACTGCATCGGAACAGTGCCTAGCCTATCGATCTGCCGCGCATGATCGGCTAACATCATCGCAGAGCTAGAGGATTTTTATCCATGAGCGTTCGTCCGCCGCAATCCCTAAGGCAGTTTCATTCGACCGACAGCGGGTTCAATGTTCTCGAATATGAACTCATGTCCGAGCGCGCCAGCTCCCTTGGACGCCACGGGCTGAAGGTGGAGTCCGCGCTTGCGGAACTACGGGGATGGGATGCCGCGCGCCACACCGAAGCCGACCGCGAAAGCCTCGTGGACAAGGCTTCCGACGCCGTCTGGGCCTTCTTCATTCAGCGCGAAACCTGCGGCCTGCGAAACGGTCGCGATGTCATTCAACGCTACGCCATCCCCGGCGAGGTGCTTGCAAGAGTCGGTGCTGTGCGTCGGTGAAACCGGGCGCCGCCGTCAACGACGCCCAGCTTTGCCTCGAACGATACGTTTGCTCAGCTCGCGGCTTCGAGCTTATCTTGCGTCTTCGTTTCGAAGTCGCTGGCATCATGGCGCTCATGCAACTGGCCTGAGGGCTCGCCGGATACCCGATTGACCATCCGTCCGCGCTTCACTGCCGGTCGTTCGAAGATAGCATCCGCCCAGCGCTGGACGTTCTTATAGTCCTGAACCTGAAGGAATTCGGCCGCTCCATATTGCCAGCCCTTGACCAGGCCGCCGTACCAGGGCCAGACGGCGATATCGGCAATCGTGTAATCCTTACCGCCCAGATATTCGCTTTCAGCGAGGCGACGATCGAGCACGTCGAGCTGCCGCTTTACTTCCATAGCAAAGCGATCGATCGCATATTCGATCTTCTCCGGCGCATAAGCATAGAAATGGCCGAACCCGCCCCCGAGATAAGGTGCGCTTCCCATCTGCCAGAACAGCCATGAAAAGCATTCG is part of the Rhizobium jaguaris genome and encodes:
- a CDS encoding tyrosine-protein phosphatase, with amino-acid sequence MSKAYERLLVLDGAHNVRDLGGYPTAAGATTRWRSLLRSDGLHLLSAADIDSLLNEGLSTVIDLRGVEETALEINPFVADGRVQYHNLPLFSALAPILTTAKTGQIPFDMAARYRDAIENCQPAIAGVLRAITTASEGIVLFHCSAGKDRTGIIAAILLAIAGVDDNTITEDYALTGRVAGRLIERLREKSLRGGVDPALIELVLASEPETMRSTLQHITRIYGNTPAYAMRIGLSDDEIEKLRQRILG
- a CDS encoding DUF1127 domain-containing protein, which produces MNVAHSFNNWRKYRRTVSELGRMSNRSLNDLGIERSDIQRIARESVAR
- a CDS encoding DUF6665 family protein, which translates into the protein MSVRPPQSLRQFHSTDSGFNVLEYELMSERASSLGRHGLKVESALAELRGWDAARHTEADRESLVDKASDAVWAFFIQRETCGLRNGRDVIQRYAIPGEVLARVGAVRR
- the yghU gene encoding glutathione-dependent disulfide-bond oxidoreductase encodes the protein MTGSSEYTPPKIWTWNKASGGQFANINRPIAGPTHDKDLPVGRHPLQLYSLATPNGVKVTIMLEELLALGHSGAEYDAWLIKIGEGEQFGSGFVAVNPNSKIPALMDRSGPTPIRVFESGSILTYLAEKFGAFLPTDPAARAECFSWLFWQMGSAPYLGGGFGHFYAYAPEKIEYAIDRFAMEVKRQLDVLDRRLAESEYLGGKDYTIADIAVWPWYGGLVKGWQYGAAEFLQVQDYKNVQRWADAIFERPAVKRGRMVNRVSGEPSGQLHERHDASDFETKTQDKLEAAS